CAAACCTCCCGTCTACACGAAGACGTAGGGGCACCGGAGGGCCAGAGCGCCGTTAACTTGTGGTGTCAGGAGTGTCACATCTAATCCCTGCTATCCTTTATACTCCCTCATGGCTGCTGCATTGTAATGCAGAGTCATtaagacggtgtgtgtgtgtggaaagtgtgtgtgtagtcctGACGTTAATCAACTGCTATACGCGGGTGCAGTATCCGTTCACCCCCACAAATaccgtgcccccccccccccccccccaacccccaccctTCCCCACTCTCTCCTGCTCACCAGATCTCTTGTCTGCATGCTAAGGCCCATTAACTATTAATTACCAATCAACTAGTCCTGTCAGCCCGGCTCCGCCGGGCCCTTTAATGATTCATTAGTGAAGTTGCACAGCGGTGCAGCTACAACCTGAGTACAGGCTACCTTTCCcttattcaaacacacacacacacacactataattAGCTATGACAGCCTTTAAGTGGTTTCCTGAGACCACAAGCACGCGTGGTGCTCATCCCGCTAAATAACGAAACCTTGTGTCCTAGCAGGGCAGGTCTCTTTAGCGGGCTGGACCGCGAGACAGGGCCGGACACACACTGGCCCTCCGCCGGTTTCTTTTGTTCGTTCCTGTTATAAAGACAGGAGAAAGCGAGGTGCACAACAGTGACCTTGGCAGGAAAGCGGACAGGAAGCGGATTAATGAAGCGTTTTTTTAACACCCCACTCAAACACGCcgtaaaaaaactgaaaacgaACAGTCGGTATTGTTGCACTAAATGTGAATACGCCGTTCAAATGTACTAAAAGCACAAAAGTCTGGTTTTAACAATCTGCCCAGCTGAAGAAAATGCTGCCCAGTGAAGTATTAACTCCACTTCCAGATCCCAGTGGGGTAAGATCTGTGGAGGTAATCCAAGACCTCTGCGTACATCTGAATAAACATGGTCAAGTGAAGCCTTAAACTACCGCTGATCCTGAGAGTAAAAAAACTGCCCCTGCCAAGCAGTgctggggcaaaaaaaaacaaaaaaaaaaaaacacgacatgCAATTTCATTCCTCCCCGGATCCGAATCCTCCTCGATCGAATAAGGACGCGCCACGTTGCTTCTATTCTGTTTATTTCCGCGCCTCCTCGGCGATTTTAATTCGCACACTGTCCTCCTATTATCCACCTCGGGCCTTATAAATAACGCGACGGCGACACCTGTAACGGCGTGCGACACCGGCGTGCGACATTCCGCACGGGCATCGCGCGCTGTCGCAGTCGGACGTTTTGAACAGATCGCGGCATCacgctgggggggggggggggcaaatgGTCGGGGACAAATGGTGGCGACGCGCACGTCGCCGACGGCTCACCTCTTTCGTGTTGACGACGCCTCGGATGTATTTTCCGAACGCGGAGCCCACGCAGAGCGCGCTGGAGACCAGCGCGAGCCCCAGCACCCTCTCCATCTTCCTCCTGCGCCCGAGCACTGCGTGGCACGCGCACGCGTGTACCCCCCAACAGTTAGTCTCGGGAGCGCGCCTCGATGGGCGTGCGCGCCCAGGCTCCTGCCCGCTGTCGGCAGAGCGCGTGGACCACGACGCGTCGAATCGAATCGATTTTCACGACTTTCAAGAAATAATTGTCAAagacgcgcgcgcgcacacacactagTGGGCCATTTTGCTGCACTCTTCCTAGTCAGGACTTTCCAGCAACTGTGTGCTACACTAGTAGTGCCAAATGTCGAGCTAGTCGGCATTTTGAATCACTAGTAGTCATTCGGACTGAACTAGTGCTGCCAAAAGTCTTACTAGTTCACTAGTGTGCCACTTTCCATCCACTAGTACTACTAGTTAATTACAAATGCCTTACTAGTAGTACTCGTGAAAGCAAAAATACTTCACTAGTTCTTCCAGTGAAGCTCAAAATTTTACGACCATACTTTTTGTACTAGTgaggaaaatatttttactAGTACACTCCAAAAATGTCCACTAGTAGTACTAGTGGGGCACAACATGTAGTACTAGTGTAGTACTAGTTGCCCCATATGCAAATTAGTGGGTGGGTAAGACTGAAATGGAATCTTGCTATTGGCTGTCCTGTAAAAAGGAGAAAACATTAACCCTGTAAAGCCTGGTTTTACTTTTGTTAAGAAAGACTTCAGTATTAATCCATCCACATTCACAGGCTTTGGCGACAAAGTGGTCCAGATGCACCATGTAATATGAGcaatgtgtgcatttatattGTCTGGCGCACTTCCCGTCCAGATAAAATTCATGTGAAGATGATAAGCTTGAGAAAAATGAGCttattgggggaaaaaaaaaaaaaacagacatcttGGCGAATAGATTTATTCTGATAGAAATcaacaatgaatacaattttcgagaaaacacacatacatatttacacaaattTGATCCACCACTACACTCATTCATTCGCTGCTGCAacagtgaaaatgaataaaacaaacattctaaaaatcaatgcaaaatatctataaaacacatttattttctgaTACTAATATACATTCCTTTGTACAAAGGTTTGCACTTATGGTGTTTAAATGAGCAattaataacacacatgagtATAGTAATCTATGTTAAAAAGCAATGGGGAAAAAGGTTAGTGTTTTTAAGTCTGTCAGGATGTATGGCTTATATGCATGCGTGTTGCAGTTGTTCTGCTTTTAGTTCTGTGTGTGACGAAGTGCACTACACCTCAGCCTGGGCTGACAGTGGATCGTAGGATTTGTGAATaaaatcaaatttcaaatttcaaaggGCATTGTTACTGCAGACTTTAAATCAAAATGGTACACCAAATGAATACATTCAGAAATGAATAAGCACAGACAGATTAGAGTGTGAAAAACAGTGCAGTAATAGGCATTTGCTCTTGACTTGTAACAGGTACATACATTTCTGTTGACCATTCAGAGTTAAAATCTGAAAGTACTGCATTAATTATTATCGAACACAAAAGGGCATGAAAACatccattcatttttaaaatgtctaacCACCAGAGGCCTGCAGAAATTAATATTTGGGGTAGGACGACTAAGAATTACCTTTTATAACTGCTTATGTAGGATACTTTATAACTAGTCAATGAATCCATACAGGTCCTACAGGATTTTCACTCTGAATCAAGGTAATAGTGCATGATTCAACACCACAGAGCCAAACAACTAAGCAGCCTGAACAGGCAATGATTCCAGTCACAAAGACACAGAAAACCCCACACTGATAACACTGTGCAAACCAGCAACGAGTTAATGGAGCAGGACAGAGGTTTgtgggaaaacacacacacagacacacaaacaccaggaCATGCATATAACAAACGtcagggaacacacacaaacactgtcaAGTCCAATGGAAAAGTGCATAGTGATCAAAACTGCACCTATTAAAAATCGGTCAACCCTCAGGGGAAAAGCGTGGACAAGCCAGAACAGGCCTGCCTCACTTGACCtcttccttaaaaaaaattaaaaaaaaccccacacagcTTCACCTAAATGCagtaaagcagaaaaaaagcccTACACCCAGCATGGGTTTAATCCCACATCCATCCTGATAATATTCACCACTTCAAGGAACTGCATTCATCTGGGCGACTCAGCAAAGCCCAGACAACCCGCGCCACAGACCCGCTGGAAGGCTCTCTGCTTTATGCTGATAAAGGGACTCCTTCGCACCTGCATCCTCCTTTATCAGACATCTCACCATTTTCTCCACAATCACAAACAAGGGAACACTGTGACACCTCTTAGGCCAAAACTACACATCTCCAAAACAGAAAGGATACTGATGGGTAAACTCCAGAGTGGAGGTAATAAATGTGAACATAAATCACATTTTGGGAGTGCAAGTCTCATAAAACTACTTGGTCAGCGAAGACAGGATATGAGTACTCATCATTTTAACTGGACCCCAACATTGTGCTTAATTGGGGCACCCACATTCAGTTGAGATGGCAGAAATGAAAAAGGTAAGAGCTTGACCGCAGAAGTTGTCTAGAGTTAAAAGGAGTTCGCAGCTCAGCTCTCAAAGAGACTTGTTCACTGAGAGAGTTATTCCATGTTCAGGGACTGGTCTTAAAATACTTCCTCACTGAAAGGGAGAAATGGGTCAGGCAAGACAGCCTTTGAATATTCAGTGCATTTACATTCCCATTCCATTTTGCTTATCCCTGCTCCTCAAATCTATTAATTCTACATTCAGCCAGTGGGAAAGTTGCTTAAAAGATCTGGAATTGTAAACCCCTTCATGGGGTTCGGCAAGACAACCGAATCAACTAAATCAATTTAGAGATAACAACCTGATGGTACATGGCAACTGTATTTGCTGGTGATTTCTGCAGCAGTACTGCACTTACTAGCCAAGGAAGCTTAGATTTAAGAGGCATTGGTACAAAAAGGCTGGTAATTCTGTTAAGGGGCAGCAACTGAAGACAGTACTTCATCATGCCAATGCAAGCATTTCaatcatatatataaatataatcaaACTATTGATACATACTTttataaagaataataaaatcatatatattaaaaatgctttgtccatttattccattgaataaaaaatgacattttttgaaatctgaataaaaaggtttttggATGATTCTGTTAAAATGGACTGTTTTTATAAGGCTGCTGCGGAGAGGTGAATGTAAGTTATTGGAAATCATTAGACTCTGCCAATGCTACTTAATAGTGCTAACAAACTTCCAGTAATTCACAGTTTTAACTCCAGGCATATTGACTCAAAGGCAAAGTGGTAAAACTTGCATTTGCAACTATTCAGTATAAGATTTGGCTGgtgactgcatgtgtgtgtaagtagaCATTTACTGGAAAATGTATACGGCAACTTGCTGATAACACTGAAATGGTGAGCAACACAGTGTAATTTAAAGTTCTATGTTGCCATTCACCCTTTAGTGCATCGCTCATCCTTGCAGCAACCttgctttctttatttctacAACTGTTCATTTACTACTATCTGTTAAGCTGTTATGTGCTGacttcaaattaaaatattccaCCAACACTCTTTTCGGAATTAAAATGGAAAGCAAACTTTTCATGCACCTATTTCACCAACATCATTAGTGTTTAGGCCAAAGGACCCCTCGAGGTCTTCAACTTTGCCCCCTCCCTTCAGAAGACCTTCCCCTTCCTCCTCAGTGGTCATTCCAAAAAGCTCTGCTGAGTCTACCCCAGCAACGATCAGAGCCTGATCTGTTCTTTCCAACTTGCGGTGTGTGCGGGGGGGTTCTTTCTCCAGAAAGACCGCTCTGATTCTCTCTGCACAAACGTTGGATGCCTCGCGGGTCTCCCTGGAGAGCTGCGATAAGCTGAGGAAGCCATGAGGGAGATCATCTACCACACACAGGGTAACAGGGTGCTCTATGTTCCTCAGCCTTTTGGCAAACATAATAGAGTCATCCAGCATTGGGTCCAGAGCACAAGCCTAGGGCAGAGAAAATCAaaagagaaggggaaaaaagtcaAAAATGCACAGAACAGAACCGTAAAAAAGCATTATTGCAATAAACCCAACTAGCTACACAGTCTGTCTGATCTACAGACTTACCACAAGGTGGACTGGTGGAAGTCCCTTCAGCATTTTGTCTGGAGCCAGTAAAGGGGACACGTAAGGGTCCTTTACAATAGGCGAGCTCTGAAGTCTCATGTCAGCAAGCTGCTCAGAACGCAAGGGCTCAAAGCCTTCTGGGAATTCCCGCTGTCTCTCTGAACCCTCCTCGCCACCAGAAGGAGGCATGGCAACAAAGGACAGAGCACTTGACATAGATGGATCAGGATCTTCAGAGAAGAAGAAGTTCACCTCCTCAGGCTAGAGACAAACATGGTTATAGGCAGGTAATGTatgaaacacatttattaaagaAAGACCAATACACCAAATCATCCATAACATTATTACCACCCGCCAAATAATGAGATGGTCTCCCTTTTgccaaaacagccctgacccATGGAGGCACAGACTCCACTAGACATCTGAAGGTATGCTGTGATATCTGGCACCAAGCAATCAGTGACAGATTCAAGTCCTGTAAGTTGCAAAGCTGCACACCAAGCCATTGACATGATGCAAAAGAAAgcatcatttatcagaccagTCCACCTGACATTCTGACACTGACATGGCCATCGTAGGCTTTTTTGGTGGTAGGCGTGGGCAATCAGGAACACAGTCACGGGTCTGCTGCTATGAAGCctcacacacaacaaactgtgatgACCTGTGTGTCTCAGCAACTTTAGCTACAGTAGCTCTTCTGTTTGATCAACATGGGCCAAGTGCATCAGTAAGTCCATGACCATGACTCTGTTTTCCTTCCATGGACTATTTCTGGTTCCTCCAGACAACTGTGGACCTGGAATGTTCCATAAGACCCGAAGTTTTGGAGAAACTGGCGGCAACACTAGCCATTACAATTTTGCTTTTTCAAAATGGCCCAATTTTGctttttcaaaatgtgttttctgctgAAAACACATCAACTTCACTTGCTGCCTCATTTATCCCACCCACAGCCAAGTGCCACTTTAATCATATAATCAATATTAATCACTTTACCATACATTAAGCTGATGTAACAAGTACAATTTGGTGATGGTACAGAAATACATTCAAAGGttttatagatagatagaactGTTATATACCGTGTGCTCAGACAACAGGGAAGAATGCTGGCTCGAGTCAAGATGGACTCCCAGGTCCTGGCAGGTCTGGCTCTTCATTGCTTTCTTCCTCTGGGAGAACGGAGATGGCTCATCAGGTACAGGGGGATCAGAATGTGCAGAGTTGAGGGTTGCCTCTGAAACACTCTTCCTCACAGAGTCTGCGGCTGTGAAAAGTGATGCTTCACTCATCTTGGTCACAAATGTCAGAACATTTCCCACAAGTCAATTGTATTCAAAAGGTTACAGTTATCCATAGGGGACCAGTAGCAAGCAGATCAATAGCCAGGCAAGAGTGAGGGAGCTGATAGATAAGGGCTACACATGTCGATCTAAAGCCAGgggaaaatacataaataaataaaactatacAAAGCAGCAATAAACAGACAAATAGTACATGACAAGAAAACCCAAACAACATACAAAATCATAATTACACAACAAAGATGGGGGGGCACATCATTTAAGACACGGGTTGAGTCCGTTAACCAGAAGACTGTTGCCAGGGAAACAGGGTTTGTGATTGGTAGGTGGGAATGAGGGGTGGGGTTAGGCTGTGAAAGAGGAATTCTGGCCAAGGGCATCATGCTGGCATGGCACTGAGGAGGTTTTGGAAATCATGGTGTCGCATGCCCTTCCTGCGATGAGGCCATTCTCTTCCAGCAGtaaaatttacagcattcataCAGTAATTAGTTCTGGTTGCTGCCTTGGTGAGCCCCGTGCTGGCAGCCTCCCCGTGTTGAGAATGGCCAGTCAGCCTACTGCTCGCATTATAAACTCGCAGTTAAAATGACATCAGCACTGGGATTAAATATCACATTAATGTGCCCATTTATGAAGTTAACAGAGCAGCGAGTCCCTCAAAAGAGAATGCATATTCAGATATCCATTTAGCTCTGAAGATAAATCAACTCAGGCATGATTagctttttgttctgttttacaATCCAATTTAAAACTATATTCACTCTGTTACAATCTTTTCATTGCCAGACTGTGTGTTTTAGAAGAATCATTTAATGACTGTCCAAATTCAATAAATCACTACGCTGAACTGAGTTTGTGGATAGACAGCCCGATAGCCAGTCCCCTCAAGAACATTTTCAGAGTGGGCCGGCGAAGGACAGCGTAGACAGTATGACACTGGCTGATAAGCTGTGGAGAGCGCCTCCTACCAGAGGAAGTGGTGGAGTGACGAAGGTAACAGAAAGGCACCAATAAAGTCAAAGGGACGTGCCTGAGACGCGCTCAAAGGTGCCAAAAAACTGCAGGAACAAGAGAAACTGAGGGAGGGACTGTGAAGGTCACCACGTCCATCAATGAGTAATCAGGCATGCAAGTTTAGAGACGCACAATCAATAATTCAGACCACCGACCTTGTCAATGCTGCATCTGAGGCTGAGTAACTGCTCTAGAGTGACTTTGCTTTTCCACCACACAGGGTTAATGAATGACTCCCAAATAAGAGTATAAAAAAGGCATCTCTTCTTGACTGATTCTACTGGTCCAAATTGTCTGAGTGGATTAATGCCTGACTGCATGCAGACctacacaccaacacagactTTCACACCCACGGCTACCGTACCAGCAGTAGCTTTGTTGGAGTCCAGCAGGGAATGGATCCAGTTGGAGGCTCCCTGTTTGAAGTCGCGCAGCAGCAGGGCGGTGTCTCTCTTCACCATGCTCAGAGTGCTCACTTTCTCCACCTGCTTTTCAATGTGTGGCTCCGTGCCTGCACACAACCacataaagggtggtagtagcctagtgagtaaaacagtcgcctatgaaccacaagactgaagttcaaaccccacccgCTGTGTTTCTGAGCAGGGCCATGAACCAGCTTGCTCCAAgaggactgtacctgtaactactgattgtaagttgctgtggataagggcatctgatgaatgcttcaaatgtaatgtaaaatgctaATAAAGGTTAAGGGAAAGACGGAGATGGCTATGCCTATGTACAAAACAACAAATGGCTTCTAAAGACATCAGTCctttaaaacacattatttaaaaaaatagtgaAGCAAAATGCATGGATGCATAAAGATTCCAGTCTACCAAACTCTCCCCTATAACCGGTAAACGGCAAAGAATATTTGCATCTTTAAACAAGGCATGCTAAACAAATTTTAATATCATGTTCAAAACCAGTTTTTACATGAGGCAATactgtttttatcaataaatcCAAGGATCAAAACTCATCATGGCTAAACTACGACATACGGCACTCAAACAGAAacattgacctttgacctcatacCTGCATAGGCACTGAGGCAGCGGGACAGCACGCTCAGAGGCAGCAGCGGGTCCATGAGCGTGAGAAGCCGAGAAGGCGAAGCATAGGCAGTGAGCAGGGTGGCGGGGTACGCGGCCACGATGCCATCAGCCAGGCGCACGCCGTAGGCGGCGGCCCGCATTGACACGGTTATACACAGGTTTCCTCCAGCACTGTCACCAGCTAGACACACACGCTCCCCCGTCCAgcctgatgcacacacacacacacacacacacacacacacacacagagaaagagaagtaATGAGTGGAAGGTAGAGGAGACACTGCGAGTCATGTATTTTATACCATTATCAACTATGTTATCCCATAACTCAACTCAACTGCTAAAAAAAGCAGACAAGAAATGAACACACTGACCAAATTCACACTGGCAGGTTTTATTCAGGGTTTTGAGTTAAAGTGGCAGCAGGTGACTGTGAGTGCAGGAAAGTGTTGAATTGTGTGAAAGAGCTCTCACCCAGTAGGTGGCTGTTTTTGAGGGCCCAGCAGTATGCATAGAAACACTCTTCCAGGGCCCGAGGAAACGGCGCCTCGGGGGCCAGAGAGTAGTCAACAGAAAGCACAGGGCAGTTCAGCTCCTGAGACCAGCTCTTCAGATAGGGCTGGGGACGAGAGAAGACAGTGGGTCCGCATGGGTAAAAACGCAGGTCAACAGGAAGAATGGACAGATGGCAGAGAGAGACTTGCCAGAAGAGACTTGGCAAATTCAATTGTACAACTAGAAATAATGAGTTATCGGGGGGAAATGATCAAATAGGGTTCCTGTACCATCACCATCAGCACCATCTTGTGCTAATGGTGACACTACGGGtgaagctgaaatgacaaactGCATCTTCTTTCCTCTGTGAGCCGCGTATGGGTGGAGATGCAAGTGAAGATGTCGGAAGCTATTCCGTAGACAACCCGATGGGTGTCTCACTACCTCTGCTTCTTCATTCATGCCTGACTTTTCCACTTATTACTACTGCGGTATTTTAGGCAGGATGTGATGTGGGTTGACAAGCATATCCAGAGATTACCGGACCTGCCAGTCAGGGCCTATTGTCCGCTGGTGCCACAGTTGAGCTGGACTCAGTCAAGCAGCTAATGCATCATGTTCTCAACAGTGGCTAAGAACGAGCAGTGGGACAGGCATGCTTCACTTAGGTGAATATTTCATAAGACAGTGAGAGAACAGGTTCACAATGTCACATAGATATGGCAGATGTGGTACAGTATTGCTTTCAACTATGAAAATAAAGGACATTAAATATGAACTGGAAATTAAAAATGCTATTGATATTGTAGGTGCACAATTCAAAAGGTTTTGAATGTAGAGCCTAGTCCAATTTAAGACTGAATAactctcactcatgtaatttaTAAACTTATCAGTACCAAAAGTATGAAGTGGTTTAAATTACAGTGTTACCTCTGAAGAAGTGAGATATTTTAAACAGCAACTGAAGAGTCAGCTTTCAAAGAAGATGTGCAAATTTAAGAATCGGAGCATTTTTGACACCTGCTTATAAAGAAggccacaaagccacaggtcgAAACCACActtatcattgtgtccctgagtgtctccagggggactgtccctgtaactactactatacttataaataaatagcttagcataagggcgtctgataaatgccataaatgtactaGATAAATGAGTCACAACATAACCCAAATTAGGTCTTGTGGGATGTTCTCATCATGCCGTGACTAGTAGTTAGGTGGAAATGTATCAGAACATGGTGCATCACAGCTTGCTGTGTAAGGGGCTATATCTTTGCTCCTTTCACATTAACCATGCTGCTATGAAGTTGCACAGACATTGATAAAAGTGGTGCAGGCATCTTGCAATAGAAGAAATGCAaagaattttgaaaaaaaaaaatgtgcgtGAACTAAttaactaaaaataataataatacagtgaGGTAATAACTGAAACCCATTCCTTATCCCGAGCCTGAATGAATGGAGATGATATAGGTTCACATCATTCAGTAATAATTGGCTGTTCCCTGTGTGTCAAGTCAGACAGCACTGAGCAGAGACGGCAGACTTGGACACATTAGTtgtcaaaaatgattaaaaaaaaagtcctattcATCACTGACTTTTCCACTAGGAGAGTGGTTTGgaattttaattcaaatatgCAACCCAATATGGCAAATTTCTAGACTGAAATGGTTCATTCATGTTTTCTGAATGGACAATGCGCAAAATGACACATATTAAGAGTTTTTTCAAAGTACTACTAATAATTACTACAAGTTAACAAAAATGAACTAGAACTACTTGCTaattatctgtatcttggagacAAATACTAACCAAGGGCTTTTTTACAGACTCACAGCTCTCACACAACCTTCTTCCttattctggactatttaaacctgAATCTAGACAATTTTGCATGAATCTGCTATTATATTTAGTGGGGAATTCAGTGAGGAATCAGGCTTGATGTTTTTGCATAATTCTGCATAGCCATGTTGCACATATGTTGCCACTCATTTCACTTGCAAATGTCCCCGAGAGATAAAAAGATAACGGTCACGGAAACACACATGAAATGTGGAAGCATATGGCCAGACACAGCTGCATACCTCATGGGATTTAGAAGTCTGTGCCACAAACCCCCCACCATGGTAATGCACCAGCAGCCAAGGGGATGGAGGGCTGCGCTTGGTCTTCAGTGCCATAGAGAGTGAGATGGAGCCACCATCAGAACGGGAAATTGACAGCAACTCCTCACTGTCCTGTGAAGAGAACATTCGAGGGAATGAGGGGAAGAAAGTTTGGGTGGTTAAGTTTTCAAATGCAATAATGTTTAACGGGCCTccaataatgtattttaatgatttgtAAATGGCAATTTAGGATAGAGACAATACATTCTCCTACTGAACAAGACTATTTATAtgggggcagtagtggccaagcggttaaggaagtggccctgtaatcagaaggttgccggttcaaatcccggtcctgagtaaagtaccgtcccccacacactgctccctgggcacctgtcatggctgcccaatgctcactaagggtgatggttaaaagcaaaggataGATTTTGTTGTGGCACCAAGTacagtgcagcagtgtttcgcaatgaaacactgcactttcattttttcactGTCACTGCACTTAACTTACAGTTTCATACTggtaaaaaactattttaaaaagtaGCCGCATTTTCACATATTATTTAGCATGATAGCCTGACCTAAACAAGCAGAGCTTGAGGCAAAATGTACCTGTCCTTCTCTCAGCTCATTGGAGATGAGTCTCATCTGGATAGGTGCTGGACCAATGTGAGCCACTGGAGGCACCACAGTAACAGTTAGGCTTGGATTCGACACCAGCGGGAGATTAAAGGCCACAGAGGGTACAGACAGCATCCGGTTCACTTTTACTGGGGTGGACGTCATACTTGCCAGACCCTGGTGacacatttagtatttttttcttgttacaATACACTGATCAACAACTAAACTGTGGAAGAGAAACATGATAATATGATTAA
This genomic stretch from Denticeps clupeoides chromosome 5, fDenClu1.1, whole genome shotgun sequence harbors:
- the lipeb gene encoding hormone-sensitive lipase isoform X3; this translates as MASARKLGSGGHEKGLNGRRSSKHKEAPIVMDTKAVFTALYDVCEENISFFSSSPKSSPGDAARRLVDTMTTIQEHARSLEPVISGFAAIYHHFDFDPHIPANGYRSLVKVVRCCILHIIHKARYVASNRRSIFFRAAHNAGEMEAYCNALCQLRALLYLAQRLLHDNSHGNLFFQEENGLNQSFLREYASMHKGCFYGRCLGFQFTPSIRPCLQSIAIGLVSYGENYRKHQSGIEEAGGITQYGVAASSFFTSGKYVIDPELRGSEYERITQNLDVHFWKTYWNITETELLSGLASMTSTPVKVNRMLSVPSVAFNLPLVSNPSLTVTVVPPVAHIGPAPIQMRLISNELREGQDSEELLSISRSDGGSISLSMALKTKRSPPSPWLLVHYHGGGFVAQTSKSHEPYLKSWSQELNCPVLSVDYSLAPEAPFPRALEECFYAYCWALKNSHLLGWTGERVCLAGDSAGGNLCITVSMRAAAYGVRLADGIVAAYPATLLTAYASPSRLLTLMDPLLPLSVLSRCLSAYAGTEPHIEKQVEKVSTLSMVKRDTALLLRDFKQGASNWIHSLLDSNKATAAADSVRKSVSEATLNSAHSDPPVPDEPSPFSQRKKAMKSQTCQDLGVHLDSSQHSSLLSEHTPEEVNFFFSEDPDPSMSSALSFVAMPPSGGEEGSERQREFPEGFEPLRSEQLADMRLQSSPIVKDPYVSPLLAPDKMLKGLPPVHLVACALDPMLDDSIMFAKRLRNIEHPVTLCVVDDLPHGFLSLSQLSRETREASNVCAERIRAVFLEKEPPRTHRKLERTDQALIVAGVDSAELFGMTTEEEGEGLLKGGGKVEDLEGSFGLNTNDVGEIGA
- the lipeb gene encoding hormone-sensitive lipase isoform X4; its protein translation is MASARKLGSGGHEKGLNGRRSSKHKEAPIVMDTKAVFTALYDVCEENISFFSSSPKSSPGDAARRLVDTMTTIQEHARSLEPVISGFAAIYHHFDFDPHIPANGYRSLVKVVRCCILHIIHKARYVASNRRSIFFRAAHNAGEMEAYCNALCQLRALLYLAQRLLHDNSHGNLFFQEENGLNQSFLREYASMHKGCFYGRCLGFQFTPSIRPCLQSIAIGLVSYGENYRKHQSGIGVAASSFFTSGKYVIDPELRGSEYERITQNLDVHFWKTYWNITETELLSGLASMTSTPVKVNRMLSVPSVAFNLPLVSNPSLTVTVVPPVAHIGPAPIQMRLISNELREGQDSEELLSISRSDGGSISLSMALKTKRSPPSPWLLVHYHGGGFVAQTSKSHEPYLKSWSQELNCPVLSVDYSLAPEAPFPRALEECFYAYCWALKNSHLLGWTGERVCLAGDSAGGNLCITVSMRAAAYGVRLADGIVAAYPATLLTAYASPSRLLTLMDPLLPLSVLSRCLSAYAGTEPHIEKQVEKVSTLSMVKRDTALLLRDFKQGASNWIHSLLDSNKATAAADSVRKSVSEATLNSAHSDPPVPDEPSPFSQRKKAMKSQTCQDLGVHLDSSQHSSLLSEHTPEEVNFFFSEDPDPSMSSALSFVAMPPSGGEEGSERQREFPEGFEPLRSEQLADMRLQSSPIVKDPYVSPLLAPDKMLKGLPPVHLVACALDPMLDDSIMFAKRLRNIEHPVTLCVVDDLPHGFLSLSQLSRETREASNVCAERIRAVFLEKEPPRTHRKLERTDQALIVAGVDSAELFGMTTEEEGEGLLKGGGKVEDLEGSFGLNTNDVGEIGA
- the lipeb gene encoding hormone-sensitive lipase isoform X1, coding for MDQSLLPISSFISVNPHPVPFDLHISLPGCRGDEADWHGSMNWDLPVMDTKAVFTALYDVCEENISFFSSSPKSSPGDAARRLVDTMTTIQEHARSLEPVISGFAAIYHHFDFDPHIPANGYRSLVKVVRCCILHIIHKARYVASNRRSIFFRAAHNAGEMEAYCNALCQLRALLYLAQRLLHDNSHGNLFFQEENGLNQSFLREYASMHKGCFYGRCLGFQFTPSIRPCLQSIAIGLVSYGENYRKHQSGIEEAGGITQYGVAASSFFTSGKYVIDPELRGSEYERITQNLDVHFWKTYWNITETELLSGLASMTSTPVKVNRMLSVPSVAFNLPLVSNPSLTVTVVPPVAHIGPAPIQMRLISNELREGQDSEELLSISRSDGGSISLSMALKTKRSPPSPWLLVHYHGGGFVAQTSKSHEPYLKSWSQELNCPVLSVDYSLAPEAPFPRALEECFYAYCWALKNSHLLGWTGERVCLAGDSAGGNLCITVSMRAAAYGVRLADGIVAAYPATLLTAYASPSRLLTLMDPLLPLSVLSRCLSAYAGTEPHIEKQVEKVSTLSMVKRDTALLLRDFKQGASNWIHSLLDSNKATAAADSVRKSVSEATLNSAHSDPPVPDEPSPFSQRKKAMKSQTCQDLGVHLDSSQHSSLLSEHTPEEVNFFFSEDPDPSMSSALSFVAMPPSGGEEGSERQREFPEGFEPLRSEQLADMRLQSSPIVKDPYVSPLLAPDKMLKGLPPVHLVACALDPMLDDSIMFAKRLRNIEHPVTLCVVDDLPHGFLSLSQLSRETREASNVCAERIRAVFLEKEPPRTHRKLERTDQALIVAGVDSAELFGMTTEEEGEGLLKGGGKVEDLEGSFGLNTNDVGEIGA